A DNA window from Mytilus edulis chromosome 14, xbMytEdul2.2, whole genome shotgun sequence contains the following coding sequences:
- the LOC139503473 gene encoding tyrosinase-like protein 2: MKWVLEILVLLALITISNCNIEEQPMPSILCDCFSRNKCDIIKEKADVIHFKCINYYLAHTYQDRWYKNISGDALNYILSLQREANQAIESVGRKKRQANGNLFHGIRKELRTLSREERTRFYAAVNSLKNNRIGNTNSYEALASIHNTNALNAAHFGVAFPGWHRYFLFLFEQALRRFDRMVTLPYIDTTMENSLPNPWMSNLWSAEGIGNIDGGQVRVGPFANWRYQTQDRRYVPLTRNGGSGRDYFPADCYRNIIRESRNSRILEPLAGTNRNLEACHNYAHATIGGTMNDIDVSPNDPVFYLHHCYVDKVWQDFRDNAKSVIGNDFEFDYPVTADIFHQPNRAMGNLNEFSNSMGYLKIFDERITNYAPSPGEITCTRNSDCQSPEFLRCSSGRCIPILRSSSSPFGRRKKRDVEYENDEYKSVMDSSYQNNFVIDGEADVSQWAFIPVMLMYIRPMGQHFGCNPVRNGSIDDNNDIYSNDKTSKLWDYFKPGVDKRRVSDSQSGATKFFVQSDGISYKGRYIDYGIIDTRQMVYETVAYVGVKNPRSGSATSYVSVYDLHGHVCQPRCIDRSSKTLFYKKCSGVIKVTKEEPQMYGDDIAEAVRYRYTYNFDGNKPTSNYRDIFLQFVCEYGAEYPWKDCSSV; this comes from the exons ATGAAATGGGTCCTCGAGATCCTCGTGCTTTTAGCTTTGATCACAATATCAAACTGTAATATTGAGGAACAGCCAATGCCAAGTATACTGTGTGACTGTTTCTCTCGAAACAAGTGTGACATCATTAAGGAGAAGGCAGACGTTATTCACTTCAAATGCATCAATTATTACCTTGCTCATACTTACCAAGACAG atggTACAAGAATATTTCAGGGGATGCCTTGAACTATATATTGTCGCTCCAAAGAGAGGCTAATCAAGCCATTGAATCCGTCGGTAGAAAAAAGCGACAGGCAAATGGCAATTTGTTCCATGGTATACGTAAAGAGTTGCGCACGCTCAGTCGTGAGGAGAGGACTCGTTTTTACGCAGCAGTAAACAGTCTAAAAAACAACAGA attGGTAATACAAACTCATACGAAGCGCTCGCAAGTATTCACAACACCAATGCTCTAAACGCGGCTCATTTTGGTGTTGCCTTTCCAGGTTGGCATAGATATTTTCTATTCTT ATTTGAACAAGCACTACGACGTTTTGATCGAATGGTTACCCTGCCCTATATCGACACCACAATGGAAAACAGTTTACCGAATCCATGGATGTCCAATTTATGGTCTGCTGAGGGTATTGGTAATATTGACGGGGGCCAGGTTAGGGTGGGACCATTTGCGAACTGGCGATATCAAACACAGGACCGACGGTATGTCCCACTCACAAGAAATGGCGGGTCAGGAAGAGACTACTTTCCAGCAGATTGTTACAGAAACATAATACGTGAAAGCAGAAACTCTAGAATATTGGAACCATTGGCTGGTACTAATCGTAACTTAGAGGCGTGTCACAATTATGCACACGCCACTATTGGTGGCACGATGAACGATATTGATGTTTCTCCAAATGACCCGGTGTTTTACTTGCATCACTGTTATGTAGACAAAGTCTGGCAAGATTTCAGAGACAATGCAAAATCTGTTATAG GTAATGATTTCGAATTTGATTATCCAGTTACTGCTGATATATTCCATCAGCCGAACCGAGCAATGGGTAATTTAAATGAATTCTCAAATAGCATGGGATATCTTAAAATTTTCGATGAAAGAATAACCAATTATGCGCCATCTCCTGGAGAAATCACGTGCACACGTAACTCTGACTGCCAAAGTCCTGAATTTTTGAGATGCTCATCTGGACGATGTATACCAATTTTGCGTAGTTCGTCATCACCCTTTGGGAGAAGAAAAAAACGTGACGTAGAATACGAAAATGACGAGTATAAATCTGTTATGGACAGTTCATATCAGAACAATTTTGTGATTGATGGAGAAGCTGATGTAAGTCAATGGGCCTTCATTCCAGTCATGTTGATGTATATCAGACCGATGGGACAACATTTCGGTTGCAATCCTGTACGAAATGGTAGTATAGATGACAACAATGATATTTATTCAAACGACAAAACCTCAAAATTATGGGATTATTTTAAACCAGGAGTAGACAAAAGACGGGTTTCCGATTCTCAATCTGGAGCAACCAAATTTTTCGTACAATCCGATGGTATATCATACAAAGGTCGATACATCGATTATGGTATCATCGATACACGGCAGATGGTATACGAAACAGTCGCTTATGTTGGTGTTAAAAATCCTCGGAGTGGATCTGCAACATCTTATGTGAGTGTTTATGATCTTCACGGCCATGTCTGTCAGCCACGGTGTATAGACAGATCGTCCAAAACACTATTTTATAAAAAGTGTTCCGGTGTTATCAAAGTGACGAAAGAAGAACCCCAGATGTATGGTGACGACATTGCCGAAGCAGTCAGGTACAGATATACGTACAACTTTGATGGAAACAAGCCTACAAGTAATTATCGAGATATATTTCTTCAATTCGTTTGTGAGTATGGAGCAGAGTATCCATGGAAAGACTGTAGTAGTGTTTAA